In one window of Syngnathus scovelli strain Florida chromosome 20, RoL_Ssco_1.2, whole genome shotgun sequence DNA:
- the LOC125990329 gene encoding synaptotagmin-14 isoform X1 codes for MAFFKSFQQNLPTVNISSILDSVSSKVDDLANAVSDVTYAVSDQLTEQVNTIINKVQEEEDVEQESTTQDGKSGSRSTWMETTSLINNQSNEAVDAEYAQSQLEWEWRDGCWRVKKTEAEIAEEERRKKEEKDLLEMREQRRKERRERRLEKAGAIMKNEELFQEPQEEDTEAEEFKKIEEVSQGEDAIQPSGPEEFDEPSGPESERRVSDQEEEKNKRDEEDRCTLEREGDDEEMPDASKAKVKKKKMDKKKEKAAKKAEKEAKKKEKGKKRKKKEESKQEAVLTDSEEDRKPEPAVRADVTTLCSGTNKEVTEQEGYSSEASSEHAASIIQKIKKAPSLTEGQPPPYQDRVPVTRMSSSRGRRGSSPQRCSSEASMDQDTESYLNKGCEEDIPSDSTAVVGPEDSSGPLLPSAYEPEPLAKYGTLDVAFEYDSNEQWLAVTVTAATDIPALKQTGNISWQVHLVLLPTKKQRAKTGVQKGPCPVFTETFKFSRVEQEALSDCAVRFRLYSIRRMKKEKVLGEKVFYLTKLNLQGKMALPVTLEPGSELTGCGSIVSVSRSGGAVSYRSAEDTSSPEILLGLVYNSVTGHLSAEVIQGSHFKSTPSDKPVNGLFCCIKHFVGGQLYIMRDTYVTVTMLDSKGKEMSKFKTAVCRGQPSPAYKETFVFQVALFQLSDVSLVLSVFCRRSTLRPRERLGWVSLGHSSTGEEQLAHWTEMKEAEGQQCLRRTGLLLLLPPA; via the exons ATGGCCTTCTTCAAGAGCTTCCAGCAGAACCTCCCGACCGTCAACATTTCCTCCATCTTGGACTCGGTCAGCAGCAAAGTGGACGACCTGGCCAACGCCGTCAGCGACGTGACGTACGCCGTCAGCGATCAGCTGACCGAGCAGGTCAACACTATCATCAACAAGgtccaggaggaggaggatgtggAGCAGGAGTCCACCACACAAGATGGGAAATCTGGGAGTAGAAGCACGTGGATGGAAACGACAAGCTTAATAAACAACCAAAGTAACGAGGCGGTCGACGCGGAATACGCGCAAAGCCAGCTGGAGTGGGAATGGAGGGACGGATGCTGGAGGGTGAAAAAGACGGAAGCCGAGATAGCCGAGgaagagaggaggaagaaggaggAGAAGGACTTGCTGGAGATGAGGGAGCAGAGGAGGAAAGAGAGGAGGGAGAGGCGCTTGGAAAAGGCCGGCGCTATTATGAAGAACGAGGAGCTTTTCCAAGAACCACAGGAAGAGGACACAGAAGCCGAGGAATTCAAGAAAATCGAAGAAGTGAGTCAAGGCGAAGACGCAATACAGCCCAGTGGACCTGAAGAATTTGATGAACCATCAGGCCCCGAAAGTGAGAGAAGAGTCTCTGACCAGGAAGAGGAAAAGAACAAGCGAGATGAGGAGGACAGGTGCACCCTTGAGAGAGAAGGCGACGATGAGGAGATGCCGGATGCCTCGAAGGCaaaagtgaaaaagaaaaaaatggataaaaaaaaggagaaagcgGCTAAGAAAGCAGAGAAGGAGGCAAAGAAGAAGGAGAAAGGCAAGAAGCGTAAGAAGAAAGAGGAAAGCAAACAAG agGCAGTTTTGACAGACAGTGAGGAGGATAGAAAACCCGAGCCTGCGGTCCGGGCCGACGTGACCACATTGTGTAGCGGCACAAACAAGGAAGTGACGGAACAGGAAGGCTACAGCAGTGAGGCCTCCAGTGAACATG CAGCCAGCATCATCCAGAAGATAAAGAAAGCGCCTTCGCTCACAGAGGGCCAGCCTCCTCCTTACCAGGACAGGGTCCCGGTGACCCGCATGTCCTCGTCCCGTGGTCGCAGGGGGTCATCTCCTCAGCGTTGCTCCAGTGAGGCCAGCATGGACCAGGACACGGAGAGCTACCTCAACAAAGGCTGTGAGGAGGACATACCCAGTGACAGCACGGCTGTGGTGGGGCCTGAG gacagcTCTGGTCCGCTGCTTCCTTCAGCTTACGAGCCGGAGCCCCTCGCCAAGTACGGCACGCTGGATGTGGCCTTTGAGTACGACTCCAACGAGCAGTGGTTGGCCGTCACGGTCACGGCGGCGACTGACATCCCCGCTCTCAAACAGACGGGCAACATCTCGTGGCAGGTCCACCTCGTCCTGCTACCCACCAAAAAGCAGCGGGCCAAGACGGGCGTCCAAAAAGGCCCGTGTCCCGTCTTCACTGAGACCTTCAAATTCTCCAGAGTGGAGCAGGAGGCGCTGAGCGACTGCGCTGTGCGATTTCGTCTGTACAgcatcagaaggatgaaaaaagAGAAGGTCCTGGGCGAGAAGGTGTTCTATCTCACCAAACTCAACCTGCAAGGGAAAATGGCTCTGCCTGTCACCTTGGAGCCTGGATCAGAACTTACC GGTTGCGGCTCGATTGTGAGCGTGTCCCGCAGCGGCGGGGCCGTGTCCTATCGCTCAGCTGAGGACACGTCCTCGCCTGAGATCCTCCTGGGCCTCGTGTATAACTCAGTGACGGGGCATCTCTCCGCTGAGGTGATCCAGGGGAGCCACTTTAAAAGCACGCCATCTGATAAACCCGTCA ATGGTCTATTTTGTTGTATAAAGCATTTCGTTGGGGGACAGCTTTATATCATGAGAG ACACTTACGTGACGGTGACCATGCTGGACTCCAAGGGGAAGGAGATGTCCAAATTCAAGACAGCCGTGTGCCGCGGGCAGCCCAGCCCTGCCTACAAAGAAACCTTCGTCTTCCAAGTGGCGCTTTTCCAGCTGTCCGACGTTTCACTGGTGCTGTCCGTGTTCTGCCGCCGTAGCACCTTGAGGCCCCGGGAACGGCTCGGCTGGGTCTCCTTGGGCCACAGCAGTACCGGCGAGGAGCAGCTGGCCCACTGGACCGAGATGAAGGAGGCTGAGGGCCAGCAG TGCTTGAGGCGGACCGGGCTCCTCCTTTTGCTGCCACCAGCATAG
- the LOC125990329 gene encoding synaptotagmin-14 isoform X6 — protein sequence MAFFKSFQQNLPTVNISSILDSVSSKVDDLANAVSDVTYAVSDQLTEQVNTIINKVQEEEDVEQESTTQDGKSGSRSTWMETTSLINNQSNEAVDAEYAQSQLEWEWRDGCWRVKKTEAEIAEEERRKKEEKDLLEMREQRRKERRERRLEKAGAIMKNEELFQEPQEEDTEAEEFKKIEEVSQGEDAIQPSGPEEFDEPSGPESERRVSDQEEEKNKRDEEDRCTLEREGDDEEMPDASKAKVKKKKMDKKKEKAAKKAEKEAKKKEKGKKRKKKEESKQEAVLTDSEEDRKPEPAVRADVTTLCSGTNKEVTEQEGYSSEASSEHAASIIQKIKKAPSLTEGQPPPYQDRVPVTRMSSSRGRRGSSPQRCSSEASMDQDTESYLNKGCEEDIPSDSTAVVGPEDSSGPLLPSAYEPEPLAKYGTLDVAFEYDSNEQWLAVTVTAATDIPALKQTGNISWQVHLVLLPTKKQRAKTGVQKGPCPVFTETFKFSRVEQEALSDCAVRFRLYSIRRMKKEKVLGEKVFYLTKLNLQGKMALPVTLEPGSELTGCGSIVSVSRSGGAVSYRSAEDTSSPEILLGLVYNSVTGHLSAEVIQGSHFKSTPSDKPVNTYVTVTMLDSKGKEMSKFKTAVCRGQPSPAYKETFVFQVALFQLSDVSLVLSVFCRRSTLRPRERLGWVSLGHSSTGEEQLAHWTEMKEAEGQQVCHWHTLTDTY from the exons ATGGCCTTCTTCAAGAGCTTCCAGCAGAACCTCCCGACCGTCAACATTTCCTCCATCTTGGACTCGGTCAGCAGCAAAGTGGACGACCTGGCCAACGCCGTCAGCGACGTGACGTACGCCGTCAGCGATCAGCTGACCGAGCAGGTCAACACTATCATCAACAAGgtccaggaggaggaggatgtggAGCAGGAGTCCACCACACAAGATGGGAAATCTGGGAGTAGAAGCACGTGGATGGAAACGACAAGCTTAATAAACAACCAAAGTAACGAGGCGGTCGACGCGGAATACGCGCAAAGCCAGCTGGAGTGGGAATGGAGGGACGGATGCTGGAGGGTGAAAAAGACGGAAGCCGAGATAGCCGAGgaagagaggaggaagaaggaggAGAAGGACTTGCTGGAGATGAGGGAGCAGAGGAGGAAAGAGAGGAGGGAGAGGCGCTTGGAAAAGGCCGGCGCTATTATGAAGAACGAGGAGCTTTTCCAAGAACCACAGGAAGAGGACACAGAAGCCGAGGAATTCAAGAAAATCGAAGAAGTGAGTCAAGGCGAAGACGCAATACAGCCCAGTGGACCTGAAGAATTTGATGAACCATCAGGCCCCGAAAGTGAGAGAAGAGTCTCTGACCAGGAAGAGGAAAAGAACAAGCGAGATGAGGAGGACAGGTGCACCCTTGAGAGAGAAGGCGACGATGAGGAGATGCCGGATGCCTCGAAGGCaaaagtgaaaaagaaaaaaatggataaaaaaaaggagaaagcgGCTAAGAAAGCAGAGAAGGAGGCAAAGAAGAAGGAGAAAGGCAAGAAGCGTAAGAAGAAAGAGGAAAGCAAACAAG agGCAGTTTTGACAGACAGTGAGGAGGATAGAAAACCCGAGCCTGCGGTCCGGGCCGACGTGACCACATTGTGTAGCGGCACAAACAAGGAAGTGACGGAACAGGAAGGCTACAGCAGTGAGGCCTCCAGTGAACATG CAGCCAGCATCATCCAGAAGATAAAGAAAGCGCCTTCGCTCACAGAGGGCCAGCCTCCTCCTTACCAGGACAGGGTCCCGGTGACCCGCATGTCCTCGTCCCGTGGTCGCAGGGGGTCATCTCCTCAGCGTTGCTCCAGTGAGGCCAGCATGGACCAGGACACGGAGAGCTACCTCAACAAAGGCTGTGAGGAGGACATACCCAGTGACAGCACGGCTGTGGTGGGGCCTGAG gacagcTCTGGTCCGCTGCTTCCTTCAGCTTACGAGCCGGAGCCCCTCGCCAAGTACGGCACGCTGGATGTGGCCTTTGAGTACGACTCCAACGAGCAGTGGTTGGCCGTCACGGTCACGGCGGCGACTGACATCCCCGCTCTCAAACAGACGGGCAACATCTCGTGGCAGGTCCACCTCGTCCTGCTACCCACCAAAAAGCAGCGGGCCAAGACGGGCGTCCAAAAAGGCCCGTGTCCCGTCTTCACTGAGACCTTCAAATTCTCCAGAGTGGAGCAGGAGGCGCTGAGCGACTGCGCTGTGCGATTTCGTCTGTACAgcatcagaaggatgaaaaaagAGAAGGTCCTGGGCGAGAAGGTGTTCTATCTCACCAAACTCAACCTGCAAGGGAAAATGGCTCTGCCTGTCACCTTGGAGCCTGGATCAGAACTTACC GGTTGCGGCTCGATTGTGAGCGTGTCCCGCAGCGGCGGGGCCGTGTCCTATCGCTCAGCTGAGGACACGTCCTCGCCTGAGATCCTCCTGGGCCTCGTGTATAACTCAGTGACGGGGCATCTCTCCGCTGAGGTGATCCAGGGGAGCCACTTTAAAAGCACGCCATCTGATAAACCCGTCA ACACTTACGTGACGGTGACCATGCTGGACTCCAAGGGGAAGGAGATGTCCAAATTCAAGACAGCCGTGTGCCGCGGGCAGCCCAGCCCTGCCTACAAAGAAACCTTCGTCTTCCAAGTGGCGCTTTTCCAGCTGTCCGACGTTTCACTGGTGCTGTCCGTGTTCTGCCGCCGTAGCACCTTGAGGCCCCGGGAACGGCTCGGCTGGGTCTCCTTGGGCCACAGCAGTACCGGCGAGGAGCAGCTGGCCCACTGGACCGAGATGAAGGAGGCTGAGGGCCAGCAGGTGTGTCACTGGCACACGCTCACTGACACTTACTAA
- the LOC125990329 gene encoding synaptotagmin-14 isoform X2, which translates to MAFFKSFQQNLPTVNISSILDSVSSKVDDLANAVSDVTYAVSDQLTEQVNTIINKVQEEEDVEQESTTQDGKSGSRSTWMETTSLINNQSNEAVDAEYAQSQLEWEWRDGCWRVKKTEAEIAEEERRKKEEKDLLEMREQRRKERRERRLEKAGAIMKNEELFQEPQEEDTEAEEFKKIEEVSQGEDAIQPSGPEEFDEPSGPESERRVSDQEEEKNKRDEEDRCTLEREGDDEEMPDASKAKVKKKKMDKKKEKAAKKAEKEAKKKEKGKKRKKKEESKQEAVLTDSEEDRKPEPAVRADVTTLCSGTNKEVTEQEGYSSEASSEHASIIQKIKKAPSLTEGQPPPYQDRVPVTRMSSSRGRRGSSPQRCSSEASMDQDTESYLNKGCEEDIPSDSTAVVGPEDSSGPLLPSAYEPEPLAKYGTLDVAFEYDSNEQWLAVTVTAATDIPALKQTGNISWQVHLVLLPTKKQRAKTGVQKGPCPVFTETFKFSRVEQEALSDCAVRFRLYSIRRMKKEKVLGEKVFYLTKLNLQGKMALPVTLEPGSELTGCGSIVSVSRSGGAVSYRSAEDTSSPEILLGLVYNSVTGHLSAEVIQGSHFKSTPSDKPVNGLFCCIKHFVGGQLYIMRDTYVTVTMLDSKGKEMSKFKTAVCRGQPSPAYKETFVFQVALFQLSDVSLVLSVFCRRSTLRPRERLGWVSLGHSSTGEEQLAHWTEMKEAEGQQCLRRTGLLLLLPPA; encoded by the exons ATGGCCTTCTTCAAGAGCTTCCAGCAGAACCTCCCGACCGTCAACATTTCCTCCATCTTGGACTCGGTCAGCAGCAAAGTGGACGACCTGGCCAACGCCGTCAGCGACGTGACGTACGCCGTCAGCGATCAGCTGACCGAGCAGGTCAACACTATCATCAACAAGgtccaggaggaggaggatgtggAGCAGGAGTCCACCACACAAGATGGGAAATCTGGGAGTAGAAGCACGTGGATGGAAACGACAAGCTTAATAAACAACCAAAGTAACGAGGCGGTCGACGCGGAATACGCGCAAAGCCAGCTGGAGTGGGAATGGAGGGACGGATGCTGGAGGGTGAAAAAGACGGAAGCCGAGATAGCCGAGgaagagaggaggaagaaggaggAGAAGGACTTGCTGGAGATGAGGGAGCAGAGGAGGAAAGAGAGGAGGGAGAGGCGCTTGGAAAAGGCCGGCGCTATTATGAAGAACGAGGAGCTTTTCCAAGAACCACAGGAAGAGGACACAGAAGCCGAGGAATTCAAGAAAATCGAAGAAGTGAGTCAAGGCGAAGACGCAATACAGCCCAGTGGACCTGAAGAATTTGATGAACCATCAGGCCCCGAAAGTGAGAGAAGAGTCTCTGACCAGGAAGAGGAAAAGAACAAGCGAGATGAGGAGGACAGGTGCACCCTTGAGAGAGAAGGCGACGATGAGGAGATGCCGGATGCCTCGAAGGCaaaagtgaaaaagaaaaaaatggataaaaaaaaggagaaagcgGCTAAGAAAGCAGAGAAGGAGGCAAAGAAGAAGGAGAAAGGCAAGAAGCGTAAGAAGAAAGAGGAAAGCAAACAAG agGCAGTTTTGACAGACAGTGAGGAGGATAGAAAACCCGAGCCTGCGGTCCGGGCCGACGTGACCACATTGTGTAGCGGCACAAACAAGGAAGTGACGGAACAGGAAGGCTACAGCAGTGAGGCCTCCAGTGAACATG CCAGCATCATCCAGAAGATAAAGAAAGCGCCTTCGCTCACAGAGGGCCAGCCTCCTCCTTACCAGGACAGGGTCCCGGTGACCCGCATGTCCTCGTCCCGTGGTCGCAGGGGGTCATCTCCTCAGCGTTGCTCCAGTGAGGCCAGCATGGACCAGGACACGGAGAGCTACCTCAACAAAGGCTGTGAGGAGGACATACCCAGTGACAGCACGGCTGTGGTGGGGCCTGAG gacagcTCTGGTCCGCTGCTTCCTTCAGCTTACGAGCCGGAGCCCCTCGCCAAGTACGGCACGCTGGATGTGGCCTTTGAGTACGACTCCAACGAGCAGTGGTTGGCCGTCACGGTCACGGCGGCGACTGACATCCCCGCTCTCAAACAGACGGGCAACATCTCGTGGCAGGTCCACCTCGTCCTGCTACCCACCAAAAAGCAGCGGGCCAAGACGGGCGTCCAAAAAGGCCCGTGTCCCGTCTTCACTGAGACCTTCAAATTCTCCAGAGTGGAGCAGGAGGCGCTGAGCGACTGCGCTGTGCGATTTCGTCTGTACAgcatcagaaggatgaaaaaagAGAAGGTCCTGGGCGAGAAGGTGTTCTATCTCACCAAACTCAACCTGCAAGGGAAAATGGCTCTGCCTGTCACCTTGGAGCCTGGATCAGAACTTACC GGTTGCGGCTCGATTGTGAGCGTGTCCCGCAGCGGCGGGGCCGTGTCCTATCGCTCAGCTGAGGACACGTCCTCGCCTGAGATCCTCCTGGGCCTCGTGTATAACTCAGTGACGGGGCATCTCTCCGCTGAGGTGATCCAGGGGAGCCACTTTAAAAGCACGCCATCTGATAAACCCGTCA ATGGTCTATTTTGTTGTATAAAGCATTTCGTTGGGGGACAGCTTTATATCATGAGAG ACACTTACGTGACGGTGACCATGCTGGACTCCAAGGGGAAGGAGATGTCCAAATTCAAGACAGCCGTGTGCCGCGGGCAGCCCAGCCCTGCCTACAAAGAAACCTTCGTCTTCCAAGTGGCGCTTTTCCAGCTGTCCGACGTTTCACTGGTGCTGTCCGTGTTCTGCCGCCGTAGCACCTTGAGGCCCCGGGAACGGCTCGGCTGGGTCTCCTTGGGCCACAGCAGTACCGGCGAGGAGCAGCTGGCCCACTGGACCGAGATGAAGGAGGCTGAGGGCCAGCAG TGCTTGAGGCGGACCGGGCTCCTCCTTTTGCTGCCACCAGCATAG
- the LOC125990329 gene encoding synaptotagmin-14 isoform X4: MAFFKSFQQNLPTVNISSILDSVSSKVDDLANAVSDVTYAVSDQLTEQVNTIINKVQEEEDVEQESTTQDGKSGSRSTWMETTSLINNQSNEAVDAEYAQSQLEWEWRDGCWRVKKTEAEIAEEERRKKEEKDLLEMREQRRKERRERRLEKAGAIMKNEELFQEPQEEDTEAEEFKKIEEVSQGEDAIQPSGPEEFDEPSGPESERRVSDQEEEKNKRDEEDRCTLEREGDDEEMPDASKAKVKKKKMDKKKEKAAKKAEKEAKKKEKGKKRKKKEESKQEAVLTDSEEDRKPEPAVRADVTTLCSGTNKEVTEQEGYSSEASSEHASIIQKIKKAPSLTEGQPPPYQDRVPVTRMSSSRGRRGSSPQRCSSEASMDQDTESYLNKGCEEDIPSDSTAVVGPEDSSGPLLPSAYEPEPLAKYGTLDVAFEYDSNEQWLAVTVTAATDIPALKQTGNISWQVHLVLLPTKKQRAKTGVQKGPCPVFTETFKFSRVEQEALSDCAVRFRLYSIRRMKKEKVLGEKVFYLTKLNLQGKMALPVTLEPGSELTGCGSIVSVSRSGGAVSYRSAEDTSSPEILLGLVYNSVTGHLSAEVIQGSHFKSTPSDKPVNGLFCCIKHFVGGQLYIMRDTYVTVTMLDSKGKEMSKFKTAVCRGQPSPAYKETFVFQVALFQLSDVSLVLSVFCRRSTLRPRERLGWVSLGHSSTGEEQLAHWTEMKEAEGQQVCHWHTLTDTY; the protein is encoded by the exons ATGGCCTTCTTCAAGAGCTTCCAGCAGAACCTCCCGACCGTCAACATTTCCTCCATCTTGGACTCGGTCAGCAGCAAAGTGGACGACCTGGCCAACGCCGTCAGCGACGTGACGTACGCCGTCAGCGATCAGCTGACCGAGCAGGTCAACACTATCATCAACAAGgtccaggaggaggaggatgtggAGCAGGAGTCCACCACACAAGATGGGAAATCTGGGAGTAGAAGCACGTGGATGGAAACGACAAGCTTAATAAACAACCAAAGTAACGAGGCGGTCGACGCGGAATACGCGCAAAGCCAGCTGGAGTGGGAATGGAGGGACGGATGCTGGAGGGTGAAAAAGACGGAAGCCGAGATAGCCGAGgaagagaggaggaagaaggaggAGAAGGACTTGCTGGAGATGAGGGAGCAGAGGAGGAAAGAGAGGAGGGAGAGGCGCTTGGAAAAGGCCGGCGCTATTATGAAGAACGAGGAGCTTTTCCAAGAACCACAGGAAGAGGACACAGAAGCCGAGGAATTCAAGAAAATCGAAGAAGTGAGTCAAGGCGAAGACGCAATACAGCCCAGTGGACCTGAAGAATTTGATGAACCATCAGGCCCCGAAAGTGAGAGAAGAGTCTCTGACCAGGAAGAGGAAAAGAACAAGCGAGATGAGGAGGACAGGTGCACCCTTGAGAGAGAAGGCGACGATGAGGAGATGCCGGATGCCTCGAAGGCaaaagtgaaaaagaaaaaaatggataaaaaaaaggagaaagcgGCTAAGAAAGCAGAGAAGGAGGCAAAGAAGAAGGAGAAAGGCAAGAAGCGTAAGAAGAAAGAGGAAAGCAAACAAG agGCAGTTTTGACAGACAGTGAGGAGGATAGAAAACCCGAGCCTGCGGTCCGGGCCGACGTGACCACATTGTGTAGCGGCACAAACAAGGAAGTGACGGAACAGGAAGGCTACAGCAGTGAGGCCTCCAGTGAACATG CCAGCATCATCCAGAAGATAAAGAAAGCGCCTTCGCTCACAGAGGGCCAGCCTCCTCCTTACCAGGACAGGGTCCCGGTGACCCGCATGTCCTCGTCCCGTGGTCGCAGGGGGTCATCTCCTCAGCGTTGCTCCAGTGAGGCCAGCATGGACCAGGACACGGAGAGCTACCTCAACAAAGGCTGTGAGGAGGACATACCCAGTGACAGCACGGCTGTGGTGGGGCCTGAG gacagcTCTGGTCCGCTGCTTCCTTCAGCTTACGAGCCGGAGCCCCTCGCCAAGTACGGCACGCTGGATGTGGCCTTTGAGTACGACTCCAACGAGCAGTGGTTGGCCGTCACGGTCACGGCGGCGACTGACATCCCCGCTCTCAAACAGACGGGCAACATCTCGTGGCAGGTCCACCTCGTCCTGCTACCCACCAAAAAGCAGCGGGCCAAGACGGGCGTCCAAAAAGGCCCGTGTCCCGTCTTCACTGAGACCTTCAAATTCTCCAGAGTGGAGCAGGAGGCGCTGAGCGACTGCGCTGTGCGATTTCGTCTGTACAgcatcagaaggatgaaaaaagAGAAGGTCCTGGGCGAGAAGGTGTTCTATCTCACCAAACTCAACCTGCAAGGGAAAATGGCTCTGCCTGTCACCTTGGAGCCTGGATCAGAACTTACC GGTTGCGGCTCGATTGTGAGCGTGTCCCGCAGCGGCGGGGCCGTGTCCTATCGCTCAGCTGAGGACACGTCCTCGCCTGAGATCCTCCTGGGCCTCGTGTATAACTCAGTGACGGGGCATCTCTCCGCTGAGGTGATCCAGGGGAGCCACTTTAAAAGCACGCCATCTGATAAACCCGTCA ATGGTCTATTTTGTTGTATAAAGCATTTCGTTGGGGGACAGCTTTATATCATGAGAG ACACTTACGTGACGGTGACCATGCTGGACTCCAAGGGGAAGGAGATGTCCAAATTCAAGACAGCCGTGTGCCGCGGGCAGCCCAGCCCTGCCTACAAAGAAACCTTCGTCTTCCAAGTGGCGCTTTTCCAGCTGTCCGACGTTTCACTGGTGCTGTCCGTGTTCTGCCGCCGTAGCACCTTGAGGCCCCGGGAACGGCTCGGCTGGGTCTCCTTGGGCCACAGCAGTACCGGCGAGGAGCAGCTGGCCCACTGGACCGAGATGAAGGAGGCTGAGGGCCAGCAGGTGTGTCACTGGCACACGCTCACTGACACTTACTAA
- the LOC125990329 gene encoding synaptotagmin-14 isoform X3 encodes MAFFKSFQQNLPTVNISSILDSVSSKVDDLANAVSDVTYAVSDQLTEQVNTIINKVQEEEDVEQESTTQDGKSGSRSTWMETTSLINNQSNEAVDAEYAQSQLEWEWRDGCWRVKKTEAEIAEEERRKKEEKDLLEMREQRRKERRERRLEKAGAIMKNEELFQEPQEEDTEAEEFKKIEEVSQGEDAIQPSGPEEFDEPSGPESERRVSDQEEEKNKRDEEDRCTLEREGDDEEMPDASKAKVKKKKMDKKKEKAAKKAEKEAKKKEKGKKRKKKEESKQEAVLTDSEEDRKPEPAVRADVTTLCSGTNKEVTEQEGYSSEASSEHAASIIQKIKKAPSLTEGQPPPYQDRVPVTRMSSSRGRRGSSPQRCSSEASMDQDTESYLNKGCEEDIPSDSTAVVGPEDSSGPLLPSAYEPEPLAKYGTLDVAFEYDSNEQWLAVTVTAATDIPALKQTGNISWQVHLVLLPTKKQRAKTGVQKGPCPVFTETFKFSRVEQEALSDCAVRFRLYSIRRMKKEKVLGEKVFYLTKLNLQGKMALPVTLEPGSELTGCGSIVSVSRSGGAVSYRSAEDTSSPEILLGLVYNSVTGHLSAEVIQGSHFKSTPSDKPVNGLFCCIKHFVGGQLYIMRDTYVTVTMLDSKGKEMSKFKTAVCRGQPSPAYKETFVFQVALFQLSDVSLVLSVFCRRSTLRPRERLGWVSLGHSSTGEEQLAHWTEMKEAEGQQVCHWHTLTDTY; translated from the exons ATGGCCTTCTTCAAGAGCTTCCAGCAGAACCTCCCGACCGTCAACATTTCCTCCATCTTGGACTCGGTCAGCAGCAAAGTGGACGACCTGGCCAACGCCGTCAGCGACGTGACGTACGCCGTCAGCGATCAGCTGACCGAGCAGGTCAACACTATCATCAACAAGgtccaggaggaggaggatgtggAGCAGGAGTCCACCACACAAGATGGGAAATCTGGGAGTAGAAGCACGTGGATGGAAACGACAAGCTTAATAAACAACCAAAGTAACGAGGCGGTCGACGCGGAATACGCGCAAAGCCAGCTGGAGTGGGAATGGAGGGACGGATGCTGGAGGGTGAAAAAGACGGAAGCCGAGATAGCCGAGgaagagaggaggaagaaggaggAGAAGGACTTGCTGGAGATGAGGGAGCAGAGGAGGAAAGAGAGGAGGGAGAGGCGCTTGGAAAAGGCCGGCGCTATTATGAAGAACGAGGAGCTTTTCCAAGAACCACAGGAAGAGGACACAGAAGCCGAGGAATTCAAGAAAATCGAAGAAGTGAGTCAAGGCGAAGACGCAATACAGCCCAGTGGACCTGAAGAATTTGATGAACCATCAGGCCCCGAAAGTGAGAGAAGAGTCTCTGACCAGGAAGAGGAAAAGAACAAGCGAGATGAGGAGGACAGGTGCACCCTTGAGAGAGAAGGCGACGATGAGGAGATGCCGGATGCCTCGAAGGCaaaagtgaaaaagaaaaaaatggataaaaaaaaggagaaagcgGCTAAGAAAGCAGAGAAGGAGGCAAAGAAGAAGGAGAAAGGCAAGAAGCGTAAGAAGAAAGAGGAAAGCAAACAAG agGCAGTTTTGACAGACAGTGAGGAGGATAGAAAACCCGAGCCTGCGGTCCGGGCCGACGTGACCACATTGTGTAGCGGCACAAACAAGGAAGTGACGGAACAGGAAGGCTACAGCAGTGAGGCCTCCAGTGAACATG CAGCCAGCATCATCCAGAAGATAAAGAAAGCGCCTTCGCTCACAGAGGGCCAGCCTCCTCCTTACCAGGACAGGGTCCCGGTGACCCGCATGTCCTCGTCCCGTGGTCGCAGGGGGTCATCTCCTCAGCGTTGCTCCAGTGAGGCCAGCATGGACCAGGACACGGAGAGCTACCTCAACAAAGGCTGTGAGGAGGACATACCCAGTGACAGCACGGCTGTGGTGGGGCCTGAG gacagcTCTGGTCCGCTGCTTCCTTCAGCTTACGAGCCGGAGCCCCTCGCCAAGTACGGCACGCTGGATGTGGCCTTTGAGTACGACTCCAACGAGCAGTGGTTGGCCGTCACGGTCACGGCGGCGACTGACATCCCCGCTCTCAAACAGACGGGCAACATCTCGTGGCAGGTCCACCTCGTCCTGCTACCCACCAAAAAGCAGCGGGCCAAGACGGGCGTCCAAAAAGGCCCGTGTCCCGTCTTCACTGAGACCTTCAAATTCTCCAGAGTGGAGCAGGAGGCGCTGAGCGACTGCGCTGTGCGATTTCGTCTGTACAgcatcagaaggatgaaaaaagAGAAGGTCCTGGGCGAGAAGGTGTTCTATCTCACCAAACTCAACCTGCAAGGGAAAATGGCTCTGCCTGTCACCTTGGAGCCTGGATCAGAACTTACC GGTTGCGGCTCGATTGTGAGCGTGTCCCGCAGCGGCGGGGCCGTGTCCTATCGCTCAGCTGAGGACACGTCCTCGCCTGAGATCCTCCTGGGCCTCGTGTATAACTCAGTGACGGGGCATCTCTCCGCTGAGGTGATCCAGGGGAGCCACTTTAAAAGCACGCCATCTGATAAACCCGTCA ATGGTCTATTTTGTTGTATAAAGCATTTCGTTGGGGGACAGCTTTATATCATGAGAG ACACTTACGTGACGGTGACCATGCTGGACTCCAAGGGGAAGGAGATGTCCAAATTCAAGACAGCCGTGTGCCGCGGGCAGCCCAGCCCTGCCTACAAAGAAACCTTCGTCTTCCAAGTGGCGCTTTTCCAGCTGTCCGACGTTTCACTGGTGCTGTCCGTGTTCTGCCGCCGTAGCACCTTGAGGCCCCGGGAACGGCTCGGCTGGGTCTCCTTGGGCCACAGCAGTACCGGCGAGGAGCAGCTGGCCCACTGGACCGAGATGAAGGAGGCTGAGGGCCAGCAGGTGTGTCACTGGCACACGCTCACTGACACTTACTAA